The Glycine max cultivar Williams 82 chromosome 3, Glycine_max_v4.0, whole genome shotgun sequence sequence TGATTTTGTACTTCAGATGGAATCTAAAACTAACCATTTactttaaataacaatatacatAATAGTTGCAAGATATATCaataatttgagaattacaTTGTCTTTAATTTGTGAAAGCTCACAGATCAAAATAACTGTTACTAATTTCCAAAGTATCTACCAGCACCACAATCTGTAGGGGTCTGCAGCCCCCAGGGAAATCTGGAGGCACCTAACCAATACCATTGGTGAAGAAGTTTAGTTGGGTTTTGtatttaaaaagagtaaaaCACTGATACTTTATTTTCAGCAAAGGACTATCTTTCTTCAGATGCAGGGAATAAAGACTATCATACAGAGCTAACTGGATGAATGAAATTTCTACAGCAACAATGCCTATATGAGAAAAGTGCAACACCAGAGTCCTCAGTTTTCCATCATCTCCCTGCTCTCCTAATTATCTAAAATAATGCCTAATTACTTCCTATACCAGGAGTCAGCACAGTAGAAATTACCGTGTATTTCCGTGCATATCGTAAGGCTTCAAGGTAGTATCCATCCTGCACGAGCAGTAAAACATAATCATGATGTAAACCCAGTTGTCTCAGCATATCCAGACCAAGCTTCCTAGTTTGGGCATTCTGACGACCAGACTCTAGGAGTTGTAGTGCAACTTCTTTAGAGGGCTCCAGAATCTGCAACAAAAAGAGGCAGATCTTAGAatcaaattaatcataattcaaCATATAAAAACTTCTAACCTTGTTTAAGACAAATAACCCGAGCTCTGCATAATGTTCATTGCGGGCCAGAAGTTGAATTATTAATACATAAACATTTGGGAGTATGCGAATCTTCTCTGAATTTGCACTGTAACAATTAATAAAGAGTGTTCAGGGGCACTGACTCAAAATAGTGGAAGTAAAATTTTTATCAGATCAAGAAAAATACAGCACAAAAGCTCATAAATATACATCATTTCAAGTGGATACCTGGTACAACTGACCTAATATATGTTTACATATATCCTAAATCAAGTCCATTGTTGGCTTACGGTCATTAGCTTTCTGTTCTTTCTGGACTCACCTTCTTTActtataaattatgatataatgACAGTGGACCAAACTAAAATCCATTAGAAACTAGAGCAAATCTATAAAATGCATTCAGAGTCATTGAACAACTTCCTGACTCAAGTAATAGCATACCTGTGAAGAAACTCAATAATGATAGCAACCAAGTAAGAAGGGTCTCCAACCATCTCTTCATCAACAGGAGAAAAGACAAAGCTGTACATCTCGTCTGGCGAAATTGCTGCGGAAGTAAGTTGGGATTCCTCTTGCCCAGACTGAAGAGATGATTGCATAACATAAGCACTGTGAGCTCCTTTGCTCAAAGATATCTCATTATTCACTTCATCCTCCACTTGGACTTCCTTTGAACTATGTTTCAGATTTGCAGACTGGGACTCATCCTCAGAATCCAAACTTGAAACAGTTGAAGCTTTATTAAGAGATCCACTGTCTACTCTTCTTGTAGATTCATGGACGATTGATTTTCCAATTACATTTGTTTCGGTAGCAGATACCTCAGCACCAGTATTTTGTACAACAGAAGTTGATGTGTTCTCTGGTTTCAGTCCCTTAAGATAGCTACCGGTTTTAATTGAATGGGAGTATGAGGTGACTAGTACATTTACAGCCTTGGCAACCACAGGCACAGGCCTATGCTCTAGAATAAGTGTACGTGTTATACCCAAGCACAATTGTTTAGCCTGAAAAGCAAAAATGAGGtgaaatcaattatttattGCACTAATTATGCTAAAGCTGGGATACATAAAAAGAACTTAAAGCATAAATCTATGGACGACTGAGGCTGGCAAGtgataaaactttattttaataactagGTTAGACCCAGGATGCAAAAAAAAGATCAACACACAAGCTTTTAAATTCAGTACTTTGCTTTCCAGATGCTAAGCCTGCAACATCTAAAAGTGAGAGGTTATCCTCCAGCAAGTTGATAAAACTAGCCAAATTTGGGAAACTAAGTTTATTTTAGGATCTAATCAGCATTCAGTATATAAGTGAACTAAGCTAACCACTGGGACTGTAGTAGCAGCTCCTATAAATAAAGTTTTCAATACACATTCCTCGGCATAATTCCAGTTACAATTACAGCAAAGCTGACTTGTGGactgaataaaaaagaaatagcaGATAGCAACTGCTGCACTATTGCAGCCACGAATTAATCAATTAGAAGCACTGGAATAACAAACCATGGAGAAAGATACCTTGTTAGCTTCCAACTTCCGCCGCTGCAGGAACTCTAATATTGATGGGACCTCAGAGCTACTAGCAGAAATTGCCTGCAAGATAGGATTATTCATGTACAGTATTggcacataaataaataaataaataaataaataactgacCTCTAAGTCTAAATTGAACTTCCACAATAATTTATTGGCCACGTCGCATACGAGGTCAGGCACTAGGAAAGTCCATGTATTGGCATATGTAACTGCTTCATGATTACTCAAAACATTACCGTCTGAACTCTCACTTTCTCTGCCACTAGATTGAGATAAAGTGCTGGATCTGGGGAAACCCCTTAATAATAAAGGAAGTGGTGCAGATATCGGTGCTCGGGAATCTGCAAACAGATCATAAAGTATAACAACCTTTGCATCAACTTGATGAATAAGAAGTACATTGTCGACCACACTCACGGCAATCCTACTGGAATAAATTGGTAAAGAGCCCTGCAAATATCATGAACATCAGTCTCATTTTTTAAAGTCTATTATAGTTCAATGGAGAATTGCATAACTACTATTATCATACAAGGTTCAAGATAACATTACATATCCCAGATGGTCATATCTTATATGTGTAACTAGTTAAAATGCCTTTATCGATTTACTATATGGCAAGTGTTTAACATAGTGTGATAATTGTCTTAGATTAGAGAGtaaattagtatatatgtggTTGTATAGACATGCAACTCATAGGAAATTGTTAGAAAATCAATGTGTATTATGTTTAGCATAAGCCATGATATATTTGTGCAAGTTTGGTGATCCTTCTTAAAATCTTCGAAAAATCAATCTTCTTTTGATCTTGCTCCTAATTTAGAAGACAAAATTTTAATGAttggaaaacattttttaactCACAAAACACTCTGCTCTCTAGTTAGGGTTTGTGGACATCAAACTTGAGGAATTAAGAATCTCATCAAATTGTTAATTGAGATCacttctttctcatttttttttctctctctctctctctattttctattcttttttcaTGTATCACTAAATCTTAGGTTGGGGAAAGAGCAATCTTTATTCAATTCTCATGTGATATGATTTGTTTCatctcaattttcatttttattctccAATTGAGTGAATTGTTTTGTTCTTAATGCTATTATTGGATTAGCCAcctagaaattaaaattcaattcaattcaatcttTCAATTGGAAAAATGATTACAGTTGGATCTTTGGGAATTTCACCATAGTTGTTGAGAACCTATGAATAAGTCTTGATAAACTATGAGATCTTACAAACTAATGTTTAATGCTAGTTCTGATTGGGACTAGGGAATACCTAAAGAATTAGGGTTTTTGGTTAGCACAAAGGGTTGAATATCAAGGAATTGAATTTAGCCtaaagtagcaaatttgatcTTCAATTGGTTGATAATTACTTGGATTAAAAGCCGAACTGAATTACTTAAGAGGAAAATAGAGGGGAACCTAACCCTAGTTGTTGTTCATCGTTGTTACTACTTCAATTTTGATCTTTGTGACTTGTGCTTTGTGCTTTGCTTTTGCACTCTttgttctgttttatttttggaaTCACTCAAGGCAATGCAtcttttcttcaaaattatcAGTTCCTGTGGCTAACAATTTGTGATTTGGTACTGGAATCTAATCCTAGTGGGAACAATACTGATAGGAACCAAGAATTGAaatgaggaagaaaataaaagattttattgactagtaataaaagaacagaaaataggagagaaaactctcctccaagggtttccccttcacaaaggatTTCTCCTTTCACAAAGAGCTAATGCTCAATCTACAAATGATAAGATCCGCCTCTCTCCTATCCTTCTTCctctatttatatctaataaacccctctaactaactaactaactaactcattAGTAGTCTAACTATATTAACTAACTCTTCCTTCTCCTTATATCCTAACAATACACCCTTCCTAAAAatcaaccttgtcctcaaggttggaatctaaaaactggaattgcacaCTAAAACTTCCTAAAGTTTTGTCTGATTGTTGGAAGACAACTACACCCCTTGTAGCTTGACTGGCTCAATACATTCCTTCTGCCTTAGCTCCATGGCTAAGCTGTCAGCCATAGATGCAACAAAATTTAATGCTAAAGGCTCACCCAACAAGTTGACATTCCAAGATTCCAGCACCATTGTTGTTCCAACCACCTTCATGAATGATTTTTGTTTCACCATAACAATCTTTTTATGGAAATCTGAATCTTGAAAACAATGTGGCTTGGTTGAATCACCATATTCGACTTCCTTCTTGATCAAATCTGTAATTGGGTTATCAAGAAAATCGTCTTCGCAGCCCACATTCGTCACTCCATTTTCCTTGTGCTTCTCCCTCTTTATTGATGGATCAACTTCTTCCTCCATAaccttttcaatctttttttctcttgctAATTTTGCTTCATCATTTTTGGTTTCTTCTCCACCAGGATGTGGTTCTTGATTACTGAACCTTCTTTACTTCTGTTTTCTAATTTCAAGAACTGCAATGGGTCACTGTCACACTCAAAACTGCTACCCTTCAAATCAGGTCCCCCTTCTATGCTTCTATCAAAGCTGGGTAGTTCCACCTTTCTTGCCCAAGAACTAGCCTTTGCTTCACTGAATTCTGACCCACTTCCCTCCATGTTATTTTTGTCTTGTTGAGAGGCATGGGAATCAACTTCTTCATTCAATATCTTGCGCAACATGTGTTTCAACTCTGAAATGTTGGTCCTCTCTTTCAAGAACTTTGTGGAAGTCTCCCATTTTTTGATGTGGGTTTCTGTCTCAATTTGCTTTTCTTGCTTCAAGATATTCAATCTTTCAAAGACATGGCTACCATAGTGATCTCTGAATCTTTTGATCAAAGCTATGGAAAATGACTCTCAATCTTAATCTGGGTTGTTTTGGCTCCAAATGTAGAACCAATGTGTCGCATCACCCTTCATGCTCATGAATGCATATTGCAGCTTATTGAACGAAGGAATTTCTTGTACCTCAGAATTTTTCAGCCCTAGCAATCCAACCAATTGGGTCTGTCCCCATGAACGCTGGCAGCTCCACCTTCTTAGCCCAAATTTGTGTTTCCTCCATCTCTAACACTGGCTTTCCCTCGAAGATCCGATAGGTTGGACCAATTTGTTAGGAACCAAGAATTGAAATGAGGAAGAACATAAAAGATTTTATTGACTAgtaagaaaagaacagaaaataggagagaaaactCTCCTCCAAGGGTTTCTCCTTCACAAAGGATTTCTCCTTTCACAAAGAGCTAATGTTCAATCTACAAATGATACGATCCCGCTCTCTCCTATCCTTCTTCctttatttatatctaataaacccctctaactaactaactaactcattAGTAGTCTAACTATACTAACTAACTCTTCCTTCTCCTTATATCCTAACAAATACTTTTTATGTTCACTTTATTACTTGATTCAACTTGGTGCACCTACCAATTCTCCAATCACTATCAAGGGGTAACCCATAGCATGAGGCTGTATGCAGCCTTATCCCCAAAACCTTAGAGGCAATATCTAGGATTTGGACCTGTGATCTCCAGGTCACAAGACAGAAAACTTACTGTTGTTTCAAGGCTTCCCCTCTCTAAGAATTACCATgtggtggaaaaaaaaatacaaaattcaaaGGTTTGAAATTAATGTTGGTCAATTAGAAGAAACATAATAGTATTAAGATAAACACATCAATCTTACTGTTCCCAATTTGTGATTTTCTAAAAAGTATAATGATTTAATTCTTGATATCTATTGAACTATTGCAGATTGTTTGTCTATAATAAAATCATAGTACAATGAACTAGCACTGATTTTTAcctacattaaataaaaaatgcttcATAAAATACTTCTTTGTAAGTTTTATCTGTTTTAAGATCATATACCATAATAGATGAGCATATTCTTCAAAGAAATTTGGCATTTGTTTAGACAAGTTTTCAGaacttttatagttttattttaaaatataaatttggagTCAATTGAAAtagtaaataattaagaatttgaGAAAAACCAACCTGCTGTATCACTGCATCACGATATAGCCTATAAGAATGGAGCAGCATAGCAACTCTATCAACTTGCAAGCAGTATATCCTACCATAACTGTGGTTGATTGTTGAAGATACAAAACTTTAATTAGGAAGCTATATTAATTACAAAGGCATAAGTTTGAAGTAAATAGCTGATACATACACAGTTACAATAAAGACATCTTCAGATGCTAAAACAGGCTTACTATTTGCCTCAGATTTGGCCATAACCATCTCAAATCTAGGCAAGCGAACAATATCAGCAGCTGAAATCTAAGAAAGGCATTGCTGTATTAGCCAAATGAAATAACACAGGAGCAATATCAGTTGATATTCTACATTAATACTCATGAGTCACAACAAGCACTATTACAGAAGCTGCATTGATAGATGTCACTCTTTTCTAAACACTAATGATATCAAATCTTGTTTTGAAACATACATAAATTACTATTCTCCAAGGTAAATACCTTCTTGAtctaaaaattacaagaaaaagaagcaagccATACAC is a genomic window containing:
- the LOC100788425 gene encoding regulator of MON1-CCZ1 complex gives rise to the protein MTGKASASKPNIGLSGSDGLSHAYIQYPPLRFNVPGSSGLFYDDGNKFLLSPTADQVFSWKVGPFDPLSDPNTDSISEGPIIAIRYSLDTKVIAIQRSNHEIQFWDRETGGTFSHKCKPESESILGFFWTDSQQCDIVLVKTSGLDLYTYNSESKSLQLVQTKKLNVSWYVYTHESRLVLLASGMQCKTFHGFQISAADIVRLPRFEMVMAKSEANSKPVLASEDVFIVTVYGRIYCLQVDRVAMLLHSYRLYRDAVIQQGSLPIYSSRIAVSVVDNVLLIHQVDAKVVILYDLFADSRAPISAPLPLLLRGFPRSSTLSQSSGRESESSDGNVLSNHEAVTYANTWTFLVPDLVCDVANKLLWKFNLDLEAISASSSEVPSILEFLQRRKLEANKAKQLCLGITRTLILEHRPVPVVAKAVNVLVTSYSHSIKTGSYLKGLKPENTSTSVVQNTGAEVSATETNVIGKSIVHESTRRVDSGSLNKASTVSSLDSEDESQSANLKHSSKEVQVEDEVNNEISLSKGAHSAYVMQSSLQSGQEESQLTSAAISPDEMYSFVFSPVDEEMVGDPSYLVAIIIEFLHSANSEKIRILPNVYVLIIQLLARNEHYAELGLFVLNKILEPSKEVALQLLESGRQNAQTRKLGLDMLRQLGLHHDYVLLLVQDGYYLEALRYARKYTVDTIRPSLFLEAAFVSNDSQHLAAVLRFFTDFLPSFKNTFDHNRYCRILNEMNSSTNV